Proteins found in one archaeon genomic segment:
- a CDS encoding AAA family ATPase, giving the protein MWSEKYRPKSLDEMTGNEEARAKLLVWLKKWKKGGKAALLVGPPGTGKTTTVALAAKELGLLLVELNASDARTKEKMTRKIGEAISSVSLMGDRSLIFIDEVDGLAGRADYGAIDFIKDAVRRSLNPVVMAANDPESDEVRKLGSVASRIEFVKPLPEEVEGKLRSVAEAEGLRLEVGELEGFAAAANGDLRVAVNFLQAGISARKDEEVTASRAVNGFFEATDRGAALEALRAYPGQPRDKVRDIYNGVVKAKIHEERKAAALEVLSRVDVLMGRMMRGRDWRLLRYLDSMLAAELWPTLGDGGAKFTMDAVPWLLQVRIWNDSRKLKDIGLWAGKRLGISQKESLVEDMPYILLLCREAGFREELSKSLGLEENYVAFVEKEAARSARR; this is encoded by the coding sequence TTGTGGTCCGAGAAGTACAGGCCGAAGAGCCTCGACGAGATGACCGGGAACGAGGAGGCTCGGGCAAAGCTGCTCGTTTGGCTGAAGAAGTGGAAGAAGGGAGGCAAGGCTGCTCTGCTGGTCGGCCCCCCGGGGACTGGGAAGACGACCACGGTCGCCCTGGCGGCCAAGGAGTTGGGACTCCTGCTCGTGGAGCTCAACGCGAGCGACGCGAGGACCAAGGAGAAGATGACCAGGAAGATTGGGGAGGCGATCTCCAGCGTCTCCCTGATGGGCGACAGGTCGCTGATCTTCATCGACGAGGTGGACGGTCTCGCGGGGAGGGCGGACTACGGGGCGATAGACTTCATCAAGGACGCAGTGAGGAGGAGCCTCAACCCTGTGGTGATGGCAGCCAATGACCCCGAGTCTGACGAGGTGCGGAAGCTCGGGAGCGTCGCCTCGAGGATCGAGTTCGTAAAACCTCTGCCGGAGGAGGTGGAGGGCAAGCTGAGAAGCGTCGCAGAAGCCGAAGGGCTTCGATTGGAAGTGGGCGAGCTGGAAGGGTTCGCGGCGGCGGCGAATGGGGACCTGAGGGTCGCGGTCAACTTCTTGCAGGCAGGGATCTCGGCGCGCAAGGACGAGGAGGTGACGGCGTCGAGGGCGGTCAACGGCTTCTTCGAGGCTACGGACAGGGGGGCTGCGCTTGAGGCCCTCAGGGCGTATCCGGGCCAGCCCAGAGACAAGGTCAGGGACATCTACAACGGGGTCGTGAAGGCGAAGATCCACGAGGAGAGGAAGGCCGCGGCCCTGGAGGTCCTCTCCAGGGTGGACGTGCTCATGGGCCGGATGATGCGGGGGAGGGACTGGAGGCTACTCAGGTACCTGGATTCGATGCTCGCTGCCGAGCTGTGGCCCACCTTGGGGGACGGCGGCGCGAAGTTCACCATGGACGCGGTGCCCTGGCTCCTGCAGGTGAGGATCTGGAACGATTCGAGGAAGCTGAAGGACATAGGGCTCTGGGCCGGGAAGAGGCTGGGGATCAGCCAGAAGGAGAGCCTCGTGGAGGACATGCCCTACATCCTCCTCCTCTGCAGGGAGGCCGGGTTCAGGGAGGAGCTCTCGAAGAGCCTTGGCCTCGAGGAGAACTACGTGGCCTTCGTGGAGAAGGAGGCCGCCAGGTCCGCGCGCCGCTAG
- a CDS encoding OsmC family protein, with translation MSKDNWLAEISWAGDNVFLGSDTSGHTVVYDSTEGTQKGIGPMRALLTALGACTGMDIVAILHKRNQTLKSLKVLVSGGRPEHGLPKPWTSIHIKYVLSGEALETKYVEEAIKDSTEKFCSVGASLAPTAKITHSYEIQA, from the coding sequence TTGAGTAAAGACAACTGGCTCGCGGAGATCTCCTGGGCCGGGGACAACGTCTTCCTTGGGAGCGACACGTCGGGGCACACGGTCGTGTACGACTCGACCGAGGGCACCCAGAAGGGGATCGGCCCGATGCGCGCCCTCCTGACCGCGCTCGGCGCCTGCACCGGGATGGACATCGTCGCGATCCTGCACAAGAGGAACCAGACCCTGAAGTCGCTCAAGGTCCTCGTATCTGGCGGGCGCCCCGAGCACGGGCTCCCAAAGCCGTGGACCTCGATTCACATCAAGTACGTCCTGTCAGGGGAGGCCCTGGAGACGAAGTACGTGGAGGAAGCGATCAAGGACAGCACCGAGAAGTTCTGCAGCGTGGGTGCCTCACTCGCCCCGACCGCCAAGATCACGCATTCGTACGAGATCCAGGCCTAG
- a CDS encoding geranylgeranylglycerol-phosphate geranylgeranyltransferase, producing the protein MDLRAGLQLVRPINCAMIGFAVIVGAFVSKPPSTSGLQLALGFATGFLICAYSMAVNDVYDVEVDRVNMPERPIPSGRLTVGSATRVSIVVLIGGVAASVLSLNPAAVAIALVYAFLSWLYNARAKKAGLAGNLIVASSLAIPFLYGGVVAGGSVLGSLLVLMALTSFFAGVGREVVKAMADVEGDSERGVRSVARTRGLKAASLVGAAFFLGAVVTSWVPLFTGLANLYYTVGVVVPDVVFVYLAASVLRRADASNAYRVKKIALAGMTAGLVVFIGGGL; encoded by the coding sequence GTGGACCTGAGGGCGGGGCTCCAGCTCGTCCGGCCGATCAACTGCGCGATGATCGGGTTTGCCGTGATCGTCGGCGCCTTCGTCTCGAAGCCTCCGTCCACATCGGGTCTGCAGCTTGCGCTCGGATTTGCGACTGGTTTTCTGATCTGCGCTTACTCGATGGCGGTCAACGACGTTTACGACGTCGAGGTCGACAGGGTCAACATGCCGGAGAGGCCGATCCCGAGCGGAAGGCTGACAGTCGGGTCAGCGACCAGGGTCTCGATCGTCGTCCTGATCGGCGGAGTGGCTGCGTCTGTCCTGAGCCTCAACCCGGCGGCCGTCGCGATCGCGTTGGTCTATGCGTTCCTCTCGTGGCTCTACAACGCAAGGGCGAAGAAGGCGGGGCTCGCCGGGAACCTGATCGTGGCGTCCTCCTTAGCGATACCGTTCCTGTACGGAGGGGTGGTCGCGGGGGGCAGCGTCCTGGGTTCGCTCCTCGTCTTGATGGCGCTGACCTCGTTCTTCGCCGGAGTTGGGCGGGAGGTCGTGAAGGCGATGGCGGACGTTGAGGGTGACTCGGAGAGGGGAGTCAGGTCGGTCGCGAGGACGAGGGGGCTCAAGGCCGCGTCACTGGTCGGGGCCGCCTTCTTCCTGGGTGCTGTGGTCACGAGCTGGGTCCCGCTGTTCACCGGGCTCGCGAACCTGTACTATACAGTAGGCGTGGTCGTTCCGGACGTGGTCTTCGTCTACCTGGCGGCCAGCGTGCTGAGGAGGGCTGACGCCTCGAACGCGTACAGGGTCAAGAAGATCGCCCTGGCTGGGATGACTGCTGGGCTCGTCGTCTTCATAGGGGGCGGCCTCTAG
- a CDS encoding zinc-binding dehydrogenase, whose product MKAVRFHKHGGPEVLQFEEAPDPSPNADEALVRVRACALNRLDLWARNGLPNVEIPMPHISGSDIAGVVEGVPKEEKEFRAGDEVIVNPGVGCGKCEKCLLGRDNQCRFYAIIGYGVDGGYAELVKVPRRNLVRKPESMSFEEAASFPLVFLTAYHMVVTKARLVPGESVLVLAASSGVGSAAIQVAKLLGAEVIATASGKEKVEKARTLGADHVVDHYEQNVLEEVKRITGKRGVDVVVEHVGKATWDGSVKALAKGGRLVLCGATTGADAVTDLRYVYSRELTIYGSYMASKGELLKVVELFRQKRLRPVVDSVYQLERAAEAQARMEESQHFGKIVLKV is encoded by the coding sequence GTGAAGGCTGTAAGGTTCCACAAGCACGGAGGGCCGGAGGTACTACAGTTCGAAGAGGCCCCAGACCCGAGCCCGAACGCAGACGAAGCGTTAGTGAGGGTGAGGGCGTGCGCGCTCAACCGCCTGGACCTATGGGCGAGGAACGGGCTCCCCAACGTGGAGATACCGATGCCGCACATCTCGGGCAGCGACATAGCAGGGGTGGTGGAGGGCGTACCGAAGGAGGAGAAGGAGTTCAGGGCGGGGGACGAGGTCATAGTCAACCCGGGGGTCGGCTGCGGGAAGTGCGAGAAGTGCCTGCTGGGAAGGGACAACCAGTGCAGGTTCTACGCGATTATCGGGTACGGAGTGGACGGGGGGTACGCCGAGCTGGTCAAGGTGCCGAGGAGGAACCTGGTAAGGAAGCCAGAGTCGATGAGCTTCGAGGAAGCAGCCTCCTTCCCCCTGGTCTTCCTGACGGCGTACCACATGGTCGTAACGAAGGCCCGGCTCGTGCCCGGGGAGAGCGTCCTGGTCCTTGCGGCCAGCTCGGGGGTCGGCTCAGCGGCGATCCAGGTCGCAAAGCTCCTGGGGGCCGAGGTGATCGCAACGGCGAGCGGGAAGGAGAAGGTGGAGAAGGCGCGCACGCTGGGGGCGGACCACGTGGTGGACCACTACGAGCAGAACGTTCTGGAGGAGGTGAAGAGGATCACCGGGAAGAGGGGGGTCGACGTGGTGGTCGAGCACGTCGGCAAGGCGACCTGGGACGGGAGCGTGAAGGCCTTGGCCAAGGGCGGGAGGCTGGTCCTGTGCGGGGCCACGACCGGGGCGGACGCAGTGACGGACCTCAGGTACGTCTACAGCAGGGAGCTCACGATCTACGGGAGCTACATGGCCAGCAAGGGAGAGCTCCTGAAGGTGGTGGAGCTCTTCAGGCAGAAGAGGCTAAGGCCAGTCGTCGACTCTGTCTATCAGCTCGAAAGGGCGGCAGAGGCCCAGGCGAGGATGGAAGAGAGCCAGCACTTCGGCAAGATCGTGCTGAAGGTCTAG
- the mtnA gene encoding S-methyl-5-thioribose-1-phosphate isomerase — protein sequence MIDQTALPLRFSYVTYTTPEQVARGISTMVVRGAPAIGVAAAMGVALAVVRSKRRDVAGLVKEAEAAGALLRSTRPTAVNLFWGIDRVLEAIRPSKTAEEAKEIAVTEVKKMEEEDVMANRKLGKFGSALIEDGDTILTQCNAGALATVGYGTALGVVRAAVEEGKLVKVIAPETRPALQGARLTAYELTSDGIDCTLISDTAVGYMLSQGRVDKVVVGADRITKDGYVFNKIGTYQEAVLAHRHKVPFYVAAPKSTFDLSRDHSQVVIEERSSNEVVKVRGRRIAPKGVRVANPAFDSTPPELVTRMITDVGLLSQPYPLGITSMMG from the coding sequence ATGATCGACCAGACCGCCCTCCCCTTGCGCTTCTCCTACGTAACTTACACGACCCCTGAACAGGTCGCCAGGGGCATCTCGACCATGGTGGTACGCGGGGCTCCGGCGATCGGGGTCGCGGCAGCCATGGGCGTGGCACTCGCGGTCGTCAGGTCCAAGCGGCGCGACGTGGCCGGCCTCGTCAAGGAAGCGGAGGCGGCAGGCGCTCTCCTAAGATCCACCCGTCCCACTGCTGTCAACCTCTTCTGGGGAATAGACAGGGTCCTGGAGGCGATCCGGCCTTCGAAGACCGCAGAAGAGGCGAAGGAGATTGCCGTGACGGAGGTGAAGAAGATGGAGGAAGAGGACGTCATGGCGAACAGGAAGCTGGGCAAGTTCGGGTCGGCTCTGATCGAGGACGGAGACACCATCCTCACCCAGTGCAACGCGGGCGCCCTGGCGACTGTGGGCTATGGGACTGCCCTCGGGGTCGTGAGGGCTGCCGTGGAGGAGGGGAAGCTGGTCAAGGTGATAGCGCCTGAGACGAGGCCTGCCCTCCAGGGTGCAAGGCTCACCGCCTACGAGCTCACCTCCGACGGGATAGACTGCACCCTCATCTCCGACACCGCTGTCGGCTACATGCTCAGCCAGGGCCGCGTGGACAAGGTCGTAGTCGGGGCGGACAGGATCACCAAAGACGGATACGTATTCAACAAGATCGGCACGTATCAGGAGGCGGTCCTGGCCCATAGACACAAAGTCCCGTTCTACGTTGCTGCGCCAAAGTCCACCTTCGACCTGTCGAGGGACCATTCGCAAGTGGTGATTGAGGAGCGCTCCTCCAACGAAGTCGTCAAGGTCAGGGGGAGGAGGATCGCCCCGAAGGGAGTCAGGGTGGCCAACCCGGCTTTCGACTCCACTCCGCCCGAGCTAGTGACGAGGATGATCACAGACGTAGGGCTCCTCTCTCAGCCGTATCCGCTGGGTATTACGTCCATGATGGGTTGA
- a CDS encoding helix-turn-helix transcriptional regulator — MLETGELNISEITKRSGLSHSSAARHLEYLKKSGILSEKRFNRIRIFRVEKGNPRVGVLARFLADWRVLEEAPYPEAYN, encoded by the coding sequence ATGCTCGAGACTGGAGAGCTGAACATCTCGGAGATCACCAAGAGGTCGGGCCTCTCACACAGCTCGGCCGCCCGCCACCTCGAATACCTCAAAAAGTCAGGAATCCTCAGCGAGAAGCGCTTCAACCGCATCAGGATCTTCAGGGTCGAGAAGGGGAACCCGAGGGTCGGCGTCCTCGCGCGCTTCCTCGCGGACTGGAGGGTCCTTGAAGAGGCCCCCTACCCAGAGGCCTACAACTAG
- the endA gene encoding tRNA-intron lyase: MEESVAAEQTSQAFEGSLVDGTVVVTDKGRFGELTESGYGTVKEDRLLLRDYEALYLLYSKKLVLKDGEGREVGFEALSESSQRAARDAWTKFMIYRDLRSRGYVVREGFGFGTDLRVYERGDYPKKPAKYVVFALDEGIEKGVQDLQKSVREMAKMGKEAIIAVIERRGEVIYYKVSKARF, encoded by the coding sequence ATGGAAGAAAGCGTCGCCGCGGAGCAGACTTCGCAGGCCTTCGAGGGAAGTTTGGTGGACGGGACTGTGGTGGTCACCGACAAGGGGAGGTTCGGGGAGCTGACCGAGTCGGGATACGGCACCGTCAAGGAGGACAGACTGCTGCTCAGGGATTACGAGGCGCTGTACCTTCTCTACTCGAAGAAGCTGGTCCTAAAGGATGGGGAGGGAAGGGAAGTAGGGTTTGAGGCGCTCTCGGAGTCGAGCCAGAGGGCAGCGAGGGACGCGTGGACGAAGTTCATGATCTACCGGGACCTTAGGAGCAGGGGATACGTGGTCAGGGAAGGGTTCGGGTTCGGGACGGACCTGAGGGTCTACGAGAGGGGCGACTATCCCAAGAAGCCTGCGAAGTACGTCGTCTTCGCCCTCGACGAAGGGATAGAGAAAGGGGTCCAGGACCTGCAGAAGTCGGTCAGAGAGATGGCCAAGATGGGAAAGGAGGCGATCATCGCGGTGATTGAGAGGAGAGGGGAGGTAATCTACTACAAGGTAAGCAAGGCGAGGTTCTAG
- a CDS encoding AAA family ATPase, whose protein sequence is MPLPRSVFRDESLLLPEYLPHQTPHRDAQLKALEVYFQGVIQNASKASQTVVLSGPIGSGKTMIAKKLAESLPKKAALHGNLVKVLLVNCRIDRSLQAVMVRALKSLGHTYPSRGYSFEELLSTLLDELRSNRMHLVIVFDEVDSLILSDPSALYTITRLREMTPGSQVFSSLLVSKTLDYLKAVDLSTLSSLQSSDVRLEPYPSEQLLDIISSRVEAFNDGSLPDNSMQLAADIAAQFGDARYALDLVYGAGKLADMGESPRVLPEHVRAAKAQLPPQLKKEELSYLTRHQRLILLAVSTLLKKGDSRYVSIGEVEKSYSALCEGLGVGANHHTQVWNDVNELSRKGIIATELSGRGRRGRTTLIGLDLVSAKELMGELEKGMVADVRS, encoded by the coding sequence ATGCCTCTCCCTCGCTCTGTCTTCCGCGACGAAAGCCTCCTCCTCCCGGAGTACCTCCCCCACCAGACCCCGCACCGCGACGCCCAGCTCAAGGCCCTCGAAGTCTACTTCCAGGGAGTTATCCAGAACGCTTCCAAGGCGAGCCAGACCGTGGTCCTCTCCGGCCCAATCGGGTCGGGAAAGACCATGATCGCGAAGAAGCTCGCAGAGTCCCTCCCGAAGAAGGCAGCCCTCCACGGGAACCTCGTCAAGGTCCTCCTAGTCAACTGCCGGATCGACCGGTCGCTCCAGGCCGTGATGGTCCGCGCCCTGAAGTCCCTCGGACACACCTACCCATCGAGGGGCTACAGCTTCGAGGAGCTCCTCTCCACCCTCCTCGACGAGCTGAGGAGCAACAGGATGCACCTGGTCATCGTCTTCGACGAGGTCGACTCCCTGATCCTCTCCGACCCTTCCGCCCTCTACACGATCACCCGCCTGAGGGAGATGACCCCAGGAAGCCAGGTCTTCTCCTCCCTCCTCGTCTCCAAGACCCTCGACTACCTGAAGGCGGTCGACCTGAGCACCCTCAGCTCCCTCCAGTCCAGCGACGTCCGCCTCGAGCCCTACCCCTCCGAGCAGCTCCTCGACATCATCTCCTCCCGCGTCGAGGCCTTCAACGACGGCTCCCTCCCGGACAACTCGATGCAGCTCGCAGCCGACATCGCGGCCCAGTTCGGGGACGCCCGCTACGCCCTCGACCTCGTCTACGGAGCAGGAAAGCTGGCCGACATGGGCGAGTCTCCGCGCGTCCTCCCCGAGCACGTGCGCGCAGCCAAGGCACAGCTCCCCCCTCAGCTCAAGAAGGAAGAGCTGAGCTACCTGACCAGGCACCAGAGGCTCATACTCCTAGCGGTCTCGACCCTGCTCAAGAAGGGCGACTCGCGCTACGTGAGCATAGGCGAGGTGGAGAAGAGCTACTCCGCCCTGTGCGAGGGCCTCGGAGTCGGCGCCAACCACCACACCCAGGTCTGGAACGACGTCAACGAGCTCTCCCGGAAGGGCATCATCGCGACAGAGCTATCGGGCAGGGGCAGGCGCGGCCGGACGACCCTGATCGGGCTTGACCTCGTCTCCGCGAAGGAGCTGATGGGCGAGCTCGAGAAAGGCATGGTGGCCGACGTTAGAAGTTGA